In a single window of the Oscarella lobularis chromosome 2, ooOscLobu1.1, whole genome shotgun sequence genome:
- the LOC136183597 gene encoding golgin subfamily A member 6-like protein 22 isoform X1, translating to MASGRSVCSNFTPNLFKKDKCQNCFHSKKEHLERSSSESKSLATLKEGFLTKAPDLSTKSAFSKKWKKRWFVLKSDGEMNYYEDEKSKKSLGTIRLSDCTEVTDAEADVRRFNCLALHTTGRVYYVEAETKEEIDAWFKAFAPFLSTTSQVKMEARKSFSREESRSGSFGTDRERAMTIRAKVDVKVMKGWLKKQGGSNKSFKDRWFVMDEGGKLSYFKDDKTATPQGIIDLLRCTGAREIDSKKGYEFEIMTADRVFVCCSDTLSARQNWIEAINGCVSALKRAEESAENTQKSFESAVEDLDEKTTSDKRVLPDVEVSPAATSEENQKVEAEQPSFQEDEFVGKMAEVDDLASGDELDNKTVELESTSRDDQFEALLEAEVSALTKQLKIAKEDLKAKQEKEAMREKENKDLKNKLLTAEAEQDELKRKLVELSKERDAVVVSSQEATDQLLSSQTSEWVAKEKRLEEDLRSANSKCEELEKLVGEREEEMGREREAVQSKIQETTFMYETKMEELKQLHENEVDELRKETESHKTKETSADERVVAMKKEHDETLMETVKTFEAKQEELVAHHERDISLMKAEWEKKLEEERDTWKKEIENLKEENAISVKKLESTLASAKASAAEESDSVVKNLRDRLEEIEKECDTLRETCKTEREKKCSAESALTELEKTKADVSAQLEIVEKAKTVLEAEIESMKKEREIQREELDAALEKSVVQSEKRSEELKRAEEELKKLKTDSTSLELEIERLKQALEEKSQLCQTLEDKASKVELDYISLKESYQRLEESRNVDDELKRQLSEVQKRLSDQEKDAEELRVKNLKWEKTVSAKDSEIAQLEAQLKESSTASGREIESLNEAYEESVVKRNELEDKVALLLRKMKELDDEKDQEIKAIKIRLEKEASSSSESVSKTVSEFQRDKANLEAKLAALETERDRERKTYQFKLKELTGASEESSQREVKLEKNLKETQIHRDSLLLQLRELEEAVAKAKKTPDKELETSARSTDSINTPVSVSPIVRANTVTATVSNMRRRSTASASLGEVKGLDNAKRTSFHEGLLRQSTVHEDHVGGLQPPPKPPKPDMRTRVASMKRTSSKSNVGAKSTLMKLFGLSTTN from the exons ATGGCTTCAGGAAGAAGCGTTTGCAGCAACTTTACGCCGAACCTGTTCAAGAAGGACAAATGCCAAAACTGTTTTCACAGCAAAAAGGAACATCTCGAGAGAAGTTCGAGCGAATCGAAATCACTGGCA ACTCTCAAGGAAGGCTTTCTAACAAAAGCACCGGATCTCAGCACAAAGAGTGCATTCTCAAAG aaatggaagaaaagaTGGTTTGTTCTAAAAAGCGACGGAGAAATGAACTAttacgaagacgagaag tcgaagaaatcgCTTGGTACGATTCGGCTCTCCGATTGCACCGAGGTGACCGACGCCGAGGCAGACGTGCGTCGATTCAATTGCCTCGCGCTGCACACGACGGGGAGAGTGTACTACGTCGAAGCCGAAACGAAGGAGGAGATCGACGCGTGGTTCAAAGCGTTTGCTCCTTTtctgtcgacgacgtcgcaggTGAAAATGGAAGCGAGAAAGAGCTTCTCTCGCGAGGAATCGAGGAGCGGTTCTTTTGGAACAgacagagagagagcgaTGACCATAAGAGCAAAG GTTGATGTAAAAGTAATGAAAGGTTGGCTGAAGAAGCAGGGAGGATCTAATAAG AGTTTTAAAGACCGCTGGTTTGTAATGGATGAAGGAGGCAAATTGTCTTATTTTAAAGACGACAAG ACGGCAACTCCTCAAGGAATAATAGATCTACTTCGGTGCACCGGAGCTcgagaaatcgattcgaAAAAAGGATATGAATTCGAAATAATG ACCGCTGATCGAGTCTTTGTTTGCTGCTCAGACACTTTGTCTGCGAGGCAGAACTGGATAGAGGCAATCAATGGGTGCGTCAGCGCTTTGAAACGGGCTGAAGAAAGTGCTGAGAATACTCAAAAGAGCTTTGAGAGTGCTGTCGAAGACTTGGACGAGAAGACTACTTCAGACAAGCGTGTTTTACCCGACGTCGAAGTTTCTCCTGCTGCAACGTCTGAAGAGAATCAGAAGGTGGAAGCGGAGCAACCATCTTTTCAAGAAG ACGAATTTGTTGGAAAAATGGCAGAGGTAGACGATCTAGCATCCGGAGATGAGTTGGACAATAAAACCGTTGAATTGGAGTCTACGTCTCGTGACGACCAGTTTGAAGCTCTTTTGGAAGCCGAG GTCTCTGCTCTCACAAAGCAATTGAAGATTGCAAAAGAAGATCTTAAGGCcaagcaagaaaaagaagcaatgcgtgaaaaagaaaacaaagatcTCAAAAATAAG CTTCTTACTGCTGAAGCCGAGCAGGATGAACTTAAACGTAAACTAGTGGAATTATCGAAGGAAAGAGATGCCGTCGTTGTTTCATCGCAAGAGGCGACGGATCAATTGCTGTCTAGTCAAACGTCGGAGTGGGTAGCCAAAGAGAAACGCCTGGAGGAGGATCTCCGGTCGGCGAATTCAAAGTGCGAAGAGCTGGAAaagctcgtcggcgaaagagaggaagagatgggtagagaaagagaggctGTGCAAAGCAAAATTCAAGAAACGACGTTTATGTACGAAACGAAAATGGAAGAATTGAAGCAGCtgcacgaaaacgaagtgGACGAGTTGCGTAAGGAGACCGAGAGTcacaaaactaaagaaacgTCAGCTGATGAAAGAGTTGTTGCAATGAAAAAAGAGCACGACGAAACCCTGATGGAGACGGTAAAGACGTTTGAAGCCAAACAGGAGGAACTTGTAGCCCATCACGAGCGCGATATAAGTTTGATGAAAGCGGAGTGGGAAAAGAAACTTGAAGAGGAGCGAGACACgtggaagaaagaaattgaaaatttgaaagaagaaaacgctatTTCTGTGAAAAAATTGGAGTCGACCTTGGCGTCGGCCAAAGCCAGCGCAGCTGAAGAGTCTGACAGTGTTGTTAAAAATCTAAG AGACCGATTGGAGgaaattgaaaaggaatGTGACACGCTGAGAGAGACATGCAAGACGGAGCGCGAGAAAAAGTGCTCCGCGGAGTCGGCTCTGACTGAGctagagaaaacaaaagcagACGTTTCTGCTCAACTTGAAATCGtagaaaaggcaaagaccGTGTTAGAAGCGGAGATCGAATcgatgaagaaagagagagaaattcaaAGGGAGGAGTTAGATGCGGCCTTGGAAAAATCAGTCGTCCagagcgaaaagagaagcgaaGAACTGAAGAGAGCTGAGGAGGAATtaaaaaaactaaaaaccGATTCAACGTCTTTAGAATTGGAAATCGAACGTCTCAAGCAGGCACTAGAAGAAAAGAGTCAA CTCTGTCAAACTCTGGAAGATAAGGCGTCCAAGGTCGAATTAGATTATATTTCTTTGAAGGAATCATATCAGCGCTTGGAAGAGAGCAGGAACGTAGACGATGAACTAAAACGTCAGCTGAGTGAAGTTCAAAAGCGTTTGTCCGATCAAGAAAAGGATGCAGAAGAACTGCGAgtcaaaaatttaaaatgG GAAAAGACTGTTTCTGCAAAAGACAGTGAAATAGCTCAGCTTGAAGCTCAATTGAAAGAGTCATCAACTGCATCAGGCAGAGAAATTGAATCGCTAAATGAAGCGTACGAGGAATCTGTGGTGAAGCGGAATGAATTGGAGGACAAAGTAGCGCTGCTACTAAGGAAAATGAAAGAgttggacgacgagaaagatcAGGAAATCAAGGCAATTAAAATTCGTTTGGAAAaggaagcgtcgtcgtcgtcagaaaGTGTGTCTAAGACTGTTTCTGAATTCCAACGAGACAAGGCAAACTTGGAAGCAAAATTAGCTGCACTTGAAACCGAACGTGATCGCGAGAGGAAGACGTATCAGTTCAAATTGAAAGAATTGACTGGTGCATCGGAAGAGTCTAGCCAAAGGGAAGTGAAGCTGGAAAAGAATTTAAAAGAGACTCAAATTCACAG AGATTCACTTCTCCTTCAACTTCGCGAGTTAGAAGAAGCAGTGGCCAAGGCTAAGAAAACGCCTGACAAAG AATTAGAGACGTCCGCACGTAGCACGGATTCAATCAACACGCCAGTCTCCGTCAGTCCCATAGTACGAGCCAACACCGTAACAG CTACCGTCTCAAATATGCGACGTAGGTCTACTGCTTCCGCGAGTCTTGGTGAAGTGAAGGGCCTTGATAATGCAAAAAGAACATCTTTTCATGAAGGTCTGCTTAGGCAATCTACCGTTCAT GAGGATCACGTTGGTGGTCTGCAACCACCACCCAAGCCACCTAAGCCGGATATGAGAACAAGGGTCGCGTCAATGAAGAGAACTAGCAGCAAGTCGAACGTCGGAGCAAAGTCGACTTTGATGAAACTCTTTG GACTTTCAACAACAAACTAG
- the LOC136183597 gene encoding golgin subfamily A member 6-like protein 22 isoform X2 translates to MASGRSVCSNFTPNLFKKDKCQNCFHSKKEHLERSSSESKSLATLKEGFLTKAPDLSTKSAFSKKWKKRWFVLKSDGEMNYYEDEKSKKSLGTIRLSDCTEVTDAEADVRRFNCLALHTTGRVYYVEAETKEEIDAWFKAFAPFLSTTSQVKMEARKSFSREESRSGSFGTDRERAMTIRAKVDVKVMKGWLKKQGGSNKSFKDRWFVMDEGGKLSYFKDDKTATPQGIIDLLRCTGAREIDSKKGYEFEIMTADRVFVCCSDTLSARQNWIEAINGCVSALKRAEESAENTQKSFESAVEDLDEKTTSDKRVLPDVEVSPAATSEENQKVEAEQPSFQEEVDDLASGDELDNKTVELESTSRDDQFEALLEAEVSALTKQLKIAKEDLKAKQEKEAMREKENKDLKNKLLTAEAEQDELKRKLVELSKERDAVVVSSQEATDQLLSSQTSEWVAKEKRLEEDLRSANSKCEELEKLVGEREEEMGREREAVQSKIQETTFMYETKMEELKQLHENEVDELRKETESHKTKETSADERVVAMKKEHDETLMETVKTFEAKQEELVAHHERDISLMKAEWEKKLEEERDTWKKEIENLKEENAISVKKLESTLASAKASAAEESDSVVKNLRDRLEEIEKECDTLRETCKTEREKKCSAESALTELEKTKADVSAQLEIVEKAKTVLEAEIESMKKEREIQREELDAALEKSVVQSEKRSEELKRAEEELKKLKTDSTSLELEIERLKQALEEKSQLCQTLEDKASKVELDYISLKESYQRLEESRNVDDELKRQLSEVQKRLSDQEKDAEELRVKNLKWEKTVSAKDSEIAQLEAQLKESSTASGREIESLNEAYEESVVKRNELEDKVALLLRKMKELDDEKDQEIKAIKIRLEKEASSSSESVSKTVSEFQRDKANLEAKLAALETERDRERKTYQFKLKELTGASEESSQREVKLEKNLKETQIHRDSLLLQLRELEEAVAKAKKTPDKELETSARSTDSINTPVSVSPIVRANTVTATVSNMRRRSTASASLGEVKGLDNAKRTSFHEGLLRQSTVHEDHVGGLQPPPKPPKPDMRTRVASMKRTSSKSNVGAKSTLMKLFGLSTTN, encoded by the exons ATGGCTTCAGGAAGAAGCGTTTGCAGCAACTTTACGCCGAACCTGTTCAAGAAGGACAAATGCCAAAACTGTTTTCACAGCAAAAAGGAACATCTCGAGAGAAGTTCGAGCGAATCGAAATCACTGGCA ACTCTCAAGGAAGGCTTTCTAACAAAAGCACCGGATCTCAGCACAAAGAGTGCATTCTCAAAG aaatggaagaaaagaTGGTTTGTTCTAAAAAGCGACGGAGAAATGAACTAttacgaagacgagaag tcgaagaaatcgCTTGGTACGATTCGGCTCTCCGATTGCACCGAGGTGACCGACGCCGAGGCAGACGTGCGTCGATTCAATTGCCTCGCGCTGCACACGACGGGGAGAGTGTACTACGTCGAAGCCGAAACGAAGGAGGAGATCGACGCGTGGTTCAAAGCGTTTGCTCCTTTtctgtcgacgacgtcgcaggTGAAAATGGAAGCGAGAAAGAGCTTCTCTCGCGAGGAATCGAGGAGCGGTTCTTTTGGAACAgacagagagagagcgaTGACCATAAGAGCAAAG GTTGATGTAAAAGTAATGAAAGGTTGGCTGAAGAAGCAGGGAGGATCTAATAAG AGTTTTAAAGACCGCTGGTTTGTAATGGATGAAGGAGGCAAATTGTCTTATTTTAAAGACGACAAG ACGGCAACTCCTCAAGGAATAATAGATCTACTTCGGTGCACCGGAGCTcgagaaatcgattcgaAAAAAGGATATGAATTCGAAATAATG ACCGCTGATCGAGTCTTTGTTTGCTGCTCAGACACTTTGTCTGCGAGGCAGAACTGGATAGAGGCAATCAATGGGTGCGTCAGCGCTTTGAAACGGGCTGAAGAAAGTGCTGAGAATACTCAAAAGAGCTTTGAGAGTGCTGTCGAAGACTTGGACGAGAAGACTACTTCAGACAAGCGTGTTTTACCCGACGTCGAAGTTTCTCCTGCTGCAACGTCTGAAGAGAATCAGAAGGTGGAAGCGGAGCAACCATCTTTTCAAGAAG AGGTAGACGATCTAGCATCCGGAGATGAGTTGGACAATAAAACCGTTGAATTGGAGTCTACGTCTCGTGACGACCAGTTTGAAGCTCTTTTGGAAGCCGAG GTCTCTGCTCTCACAAAGCAATTGAAGATTGCAAAAGAAGATCTTAAGGCcaagcaagaaaaagaagcaatgcgtgaaaaagaaaacaaagatcTCAAAAATAAG CTTCTTACTGCTGAAGCCGAGCAGGATGAACTTAAACGTAAACTAGTGGAATTATCGAAGGAAAGAGATGCCGTCGTTGTTTCATCGCAAGAGGCGACGGATCAATTGCTGTCTAGTCAAACGTCGGAGTGGGTAGCCAAAGAGAAACGCCTGGAGGAGGATCTCCGGTCGGCGAATTCAAAGTGCGAAGAGCTGGAAaagctcgtcggcgaaagagaggaagagatgggtagagaaagagaggctGTGCAAAGCAAAATTCAAGAAACGACGTTTATGTACGAAACGAAAATGGAAGAATTGAAGCAGCtgcacgaaaacgaagtgGACGAGTTGCGTAAGGAGACCGAGAGTcacaaaactaaagaaacgTCAGCTGATGAAAGAGTTGTTGCAATGAAAAAAGAGCACGACGAAACCCTGATGGAGACGGTAAAGACGTTTGAAGCCAAACAGGAGGAACTTGTAGCCCATCACGAGCGCGATATAAGTTTGATGAAAGCGGAGTGGGAAAAGAAACTTGAAGAGGAGCGAGACACgtggaagaaagaaattgaaaatttgaaagaagaaaacgctatTTCTGTGAAAAAATTGGAGTCGACCTTGGCGTCGGCCAAAGCCAGCGCAGCTGAAGAGTCTGACAGTGTTGTTAAAAATCTAAG AGACCGATTGGAGgaaattgaaaaggaatGTGACACGCTGAGAGAGACATGCAAGACGGAGCGCGAGAAAAAGTGCTCCGCGGAGTCGGCTCTGACTGAGctagagaaaacaaaagcagACGTTTCTGCTCAACTTGAAATCGtagaaaaggcaaagaccGTGTTAGAAGCGGAGATCGAATcgatgaagaaagagagagaaattcaaAGGGAGGAGTTAGATGCGGCCTTGGAAAAATCAGTCGTCCagagcgaaaagagaagcgaaGAACTGAAGAGAGCTGAGGAGGAATtaaaaaaactaaaaaccGATTCAACGTCTTTAGAATTGGAAATCGAACGTCTCAAGCAGGCACTAGAAGAAAAGAGTCAA CTCTGTCAAACTCTGGAAGATAAGGCGTCCAAGGTCGAATTAGATTATATTTCTTTGAAGGAATCATATCAGCGCTTGGAAGAGAGCAGGAACGTAGACGATGAACTAAAACGTCAGCTGAGTGAAGTTCAAAAGCGTTTGTCCGATCAAGAAAAGGATGCAGAAGAACTGCGAgtcaaaaatttaaaatgG GAAAAGACTGTTTCTGCAAAAGACAGTGAAATAGCTCAGCTTGAAGCTCAATTGAAAGAGTCATCAACTGCATCAGGCAGAGAAATTGAATCGCTAAATGAAGCGTACGAGGAATCTGTGGTGAAGCGGAATGAATTGGAGGACAAAGTAGCGCTGCTACTAAGGAAAATGAAAGAgttggacgacgagaaagatcAGGAAATCAAGGCAATTAAAATTCGTTTGGAAAaggaagcgtcgtcgtcgtcagaaaGTGTGTCTAAGACTGTTTCTGAATTCCAACGAGACAAGGCAAACTTGGAAGCAAAATTAGCTGCACTTGAAACCGAACGTGATCGCGAGAGGAAGACGTATCAGTTCAAATTGAAAGAATTGACTGGTGCATCGGAAGAGTCTAGCCAAAGGGAAGTGAAGCTGGAAAAGAATTTAAAAGAGACTCAAATTCACAG AGATTCACTTCTCCTTCAACTTCGCGAGTTAGAAGAAGCAGTGGCCAAGGCTAAGAAAACGCCTGACAAAG AATTAGAGACGTCCGCACGTAGCACGGATTCAATCAACACGCCAGTCTCCGTCAGTCCCATAGTACGAGCCAACACCGTAACAG CTACCGTCTCAAATATGCGACGTAGGTCTACTGCTTCCGCGAGTCTTGGTGAAGTGAAGGGCCTTGATAATGCAAAAAGAACATCTTTTCATGAAGGTCTGCTTAGGCAATCTACCGTTCAT GAGGATCACGTTGGTGGTCTGCAACCACCACCCAAGCCACCTAAGCCGGATATGAGAACAAGGGTCGCGTCAATGAAGAGAACTAGCAGCAAGTCGAACGTCGGAGCAAAGTCGACTTTGATGAAACTCTTTG GACTTTCAACAACAAACTAG
- the LOC136183604 gene encoding arylsulfatase-like has product MDVLLTALLVFTVAASLAEQPPNIVVLFADDFGYGDMASYGHPTQEWNALDDLASEGLRFTQWYSGESLCTPSRAALLTGRLPVRSGMIPGGEKENRVLGPTSKNGLPQDEITIAELLKTKGYATGHVGKWHLGINANTATDGAHLPAHHGFDYVGTSLPFSNVWGCDDTGVHEKRPDNKVCFAYHNTTIFQQPINHTELTPSLVRDAVGFIHDHRTDPFFLYFAFAHCHVSMFSSPGFTGESARGVYGDNFAEMAWAAGEVISTLKSLDLANNTLVFFTSDNGPHIELCLEGGSASLLQGGKSMTYEGGIRMPAIAWWPGKIQPGRVTSQIASTMDIFVTAAKIAGVDLPTNVTIDGRDISPILFDVDAKTPHDFLFHYCSSRLMAVRHGPYKAHYYTQMLPLANYTTVHCTNGSPHGEFFQGWACYGPTVTEHNPPLLFNVEADPSETYALNAAEYGDVLAKIAAAVTAHKAALKPRPPLLGVNDAHLQPCCNPPHCACE; this is encoded by the exons ATGGACGTCCTTTTGACGGCGCTTCTAGTCTTTACTGTTGCTGCGTCGCTGGCGGAGCAGCCTCCTAATATTGTCGTGCTCTTTGCAGACGACTTTGGATATGGAGACATGGCTTCATATGGTCATCCGACTCAAGAGTGGAACGCTCTTGACGACCTGGCGAGCGAAGGTCTCAG GTTTACTCAGTGGTACAGCGGCGAGTCTCTTTGCACTCCCAGTCGAGCGGCCCTACTCACCGGCCGTCTGCCCGTACGATCGGGAATGATTCctggaggagaaaaagaaaatcgagttCTTGGACCAACGTCCAAAAACGGCTTGCCTCAGGATGAAATCACGATCGCGGAACTGCTCAAGACGAAGGGCTATGCAACGGGTCACGTTGGCAAGTGGCACTTGGGAATCAACGCAAATACGGCAACCGACGGAGCTCATCTGCCCGCTCACCACGGATTCGACTACGTCG GTACAAGCCTGCCTTTCTCCAATGTGTGGGGCTGTGACGACACGGGTGTCCATGAGAAACGACCCGACAATAAGGTTTGCTTCGCTTATCACAATACGACGATCTTCCAGCAGCCGATCAATCACACCGAATTGACGCCGTCTCTCGTGCGCGATGCCGTCGGCTTCATTCACGATCATCGCACCGACCCGTTCTTTCTCTATTTCGCCTTTGCTCACTGTCACGTCAGCATGTTCTCGTCGCCCGGCTTTACCGGAGAATCGGCGCGCGGCGTCTACGGCGACAATTTCGCCGAAATGGCTTGGGCCGCCGGCGAAGTAATAAGCACGCTCAAATCGTTGGATCTGGCCAATAATacgctcgtctttttcacATCCGACAACGGGCCCCACATCGAATTGTGCCTCGAAGGAGGATCGGCTTCGCTTCTGCAGGGAGGTAAGAGCATGACGTACGAAGGCGGCATTCGCATGCCGGCGATCGCCTGGTGGCCGGGAAAGATTCAACCCGGTCGCGTCACGTCGCAGATCGCGAGCACCATGGATATATTCGTTacggcggcgaaaatcgccggcgtcgacttACCGACGAACGTGACGATCGACGGTCGCGACATATCGCCGATtctgttcgacgtcgacgcgaaaacgccgcacgactttctctttcactaCTGCTCGAGTCGGCTCATGGCCGTGAGACACGGGCCCTACAAGGCGCACTACTACACGCAGATGCTCCCGCTCGCCAACTACACGACCGTGCACTGCACGAACGGATCGCCGCACGGGGAATTCTTTCAGGGGTGGGCTTGCTACGGGCCGACGGTCACCGAACACAATCCGCCGCTTCTATTCAACGTCGAAGCGGATCCAAGCGAGACGTACGCGTTGAACGCCGCCGAGTACGGAGACGTTCTCGCCAAGATCGCTGCCGCCGTGACCGCGCACAAGGCGGCGTTGAAGCCGCGACCGCCGCTGCTCGGCGTGAACGACGCTCATCTTCAGCCGTGCTGCAATCCGCCTCACTGCGCTTGCGAGTAA
- the LOC136183598 gene encoding protein nervous wreck-like, with protein MVKTIFPERLPCDTTKPFVVTLDEPLPAGADDFTLVFKGKRTKKRSQGTASRLDTRTLLAKTGLHDEAEEVTVTTTAVGKSFRVDPFKLCFAHAYRMICELLPDSATVHVAAAIAQCLPDDFIGSRVLDEELEDLCDRLAVPSDLTMMNYFGASCRWTLLHFAAKRNLPKFAAQLLVRSSGATAALQATDDAGTTPFGIALELWKGEEICVVFEDYEAAEGLGVNENASNGKEIPRSLSKKRSALDIAAEKQQKKGAKGKTFLKRLTGLGLAKKSSSSDKKRLSEAETPDKEKSISSFKGELETKCQPYGSMGGARDRPLPLPPSADPKSKPPPPSQPRPPASPPEEDDDDEEFDEPIQSRPENKKKPIGKAYANANFSPSVTDPSDAISFKSGDVFNVVAEMSGEWLLAVDLGGALGRIPQNFVTFKRLEDICSDEDEGGGIYEVVDQLQKDGDADSDSGIPDYYNATELANDVLDGDAYVAIYDFVAQNEEQLTIYVGDRLRVLETSDSGWWGAQLIGNNKRGLVPNNYIEKEKPSAETSSKLSGGSSSVPGSSHSSGNSLAPPMASRASGSATLPRRPPKGSTSTITKSESIDSGKSSGGIAKMLSGFEQAASAAAASSSLPSSVPRSSGTLPSLRREKEEEKSPVPNPIYGRGPGVKAKSKTLDSRSGTAPPEVTGGGGGGGPSGFSAIKAKLEGKSPSSAPTTPLMKRKAPAPKEPSVTTASASSAAATSPPPISIGAFKAKLEASATSAAPFSDPVKRKAFGGGGDAGKAGNRSEAKPGSIADSPIYKKRQKEADGNAGASAAPPPPSTKPSKQPPKQPPKVRWKVLYDYNDTDSDFAVKGGDIITDVDNEHSTDEWILARVGSQQGFIPRNYVKKIQ; from the exons ATGGTAAAGACGATCTTCCCGGAGAGGCTTCCGTGCGAC acgacgaaaccgtTCGTCGTGACCCTCGACGAACCGCTTCCGGCGGGCGCCGACGATTTCACGCTCGTCTTCAAGGGAAAACGCACGAAAAAGCGCAGCCAGGGCACCGCAAGTCGACTAGACACGCGAACGCTTCTCGCGAAGACTGGAC TTCacgacgaagccgaagaGGTCACGGTCACGACCACGGCCGTCGGCAagtcgtttcgcgtcgatccGTTCAAATTGTGCTTCGCGCACGCCTATCGAATGATATGCGAGCTTCTTCCTGATTCGGCGACCgttcacgtcgccgccgcgatcGCTCAGTGCTTGCCGGACGACTTCATCGGTTCGCGCGTGCTCGACGAAGAGCTCGAGGATCTGTGCGATCGGCTCGCCGTACCGTCTGATCTGACGATGATGAACTATTTTGGAG CATCTTGCCGATGGACGTTACTCCACTTTGCGGCGAAGCGAAATCTGCCGAAATTCGCCGCTCAACTACTCGTTCGAAGTAGCGGTGCAACGGCGGCGTTGCAGGCGACCGACGACGCTGGGACGACGCCATTTGGCATTGCTTTGGAACTTTGGAAAGGCGAAGAAATCTGCGTGGTGTTCGAGGACTACGAAGCTGCCGAAGGACTGGGCGTCAACGAGAACGCTAGCAATGGAAAGGAAATTCCTAGATCGTtatcgaagaaaagaa gcgCGCTTGACATAGCTGCTGAGAAACAACAG aagaaaGGTGCTAAAGGAAAAACTTTTTTGAAGCGATTGACAGGATTGGGGTTGGCCAAAAAAAGTTCTAGTAGTGATAAAAAGAGACTTTCCGAGGCCGAAACGCCA gataaagaaaaatcaatttcttcattcAAAGGCGAACTTGAGACAAAATGTCAGCCGTACGGATCGATGGGCGGCGCGAGAGACCGACCACTGCCTCTTCCGCCGTCCGCGGATCCCAAAtcgaagccgccgccgccttcccAACCAAGACCGCCGGCGTCTCCgccagaagaagacgacgacgacgaagaattcgacgaacCGATTCAGTCGCGTccagaaaataaaaagaagcCGATTGGTAAGGCTTACGCCAACGCCAACTTCAGCCCTTCGGTCACAGACCCGTCAGACGCAATTTCCTTTAAG TCGGGTGACGTTTTTAATGTTGTCGCGGAGATGAGCGGAGAGTGGCTGCTTGCCGTCGATTTGGGCGGCGCGTTGGGTCGCATACCCCAGAATTTCGTCACGTTTAAAAGACTCGAAGACATCTGcagcgacgaggacgag GGCGGCGGAATTTACGAGGTAGTCGATCAACTTcagaaagacggcgacgctgaCTCCGACAGCGGCATTCCGGACTACTATAATGCAACCG AACTTGCTAATGACGTTTTGGATGGAGACGCG TACGTAGCGATATACGATTTCGTGGCGCAAAACGAAGAACAACTGACGAtctacgtcggcgatcggcTACGCGTGCTGGAGACGAGCGATTCGGGCTGGTGGGGCGCGCAGCTGATCGGCAACAACAAGCGCGGTCTCGTTCCGAATAACTACATTGAAAAGGAGAAGCCATCGgcggaaacgtcgtcgaagctcAGCGGCGGTAGCTCGTCGGTTCCGGGATCGTCGCATTCGAGCGGAAACAGTCTCGCGCCGCCTATGGCGTCGCGTGCGAGCGGCAGCGCTACTCTTCCGCGACGTCCGCCTAagggatcgacgtcgacgataacGAAGTCCGAGTCTATTGACTCGGGGAAATCGAGCGGCGGAATAGCCAAGATGTTGAGCGGTTTTGAACAGGCGGCGtctgccgctgccgcctcGTCTAGCCTGCCTTCGTCAGTGCCGCGTAGCTCAGGTACGCTTCCGAGTCTTCGTCgcgagaaggaggaagaaaagtcGCCCGTTCCTAATCCCATTTACGGCCGAGGACCTGGAGTCAAAGCGAAGAGCAAGACGCTCGATTCGAGATCGGGAACGGCGCCGCCGGAAGtaaccggcggcggcggtggcggcggcccGTCAGGATTCAGTGCAATCAAAGCGAAACTCGAAGGCAAATCACCTTCTTCCGCTCCGACGACTCCGTTGATGAAGCGAAAAGCGCCGGCCCCGAAGGAGCCATCCGTAAccacggcgtcggcgtcgtcggcggcggcgacgtcaccACCGCCGATCTCAATCGGTGCATTCAAGGCGAAATTGGAAGCGTCCGCGACGTCCGCAGCGCCGTTTTCTGACCCGGTGAAGAGAAAGgccttcggcggcggcggcgatgcgGGGAAAGCGGGCAACAGATCCGAAGCGAAACCGGGTTCCATAGCGGACAGCCCCATCTATAAAAAACGACAGAAGGAAGCGGATGGTAACGCTGGCGCTTCAGcggcaccgccgccgccatcgaCAAAACCTTCCAAGCAACCGCCAAAGCAACCACCAAAG GTTCGATGGAAAGTTTTGTACGACTATAACGACACCGATTCGGATTTTGCTGTGAAGGGAGGCGACATCATCAccgacgtcgacaacgaGCATTCGACGGACGAGTGGATCCTGGCGAGAGTCGGATCGCAACAAGGTTTCATACCGAGAAACTACGTTAAAAAAATACAGTAG